A window of the Roseburia sp. 831b genome harbors these coding sequences:
- the pfkA gene encoding 6-phosphofructokinase, translating to MAKEVKTIGVLTSGGDAPGMNAAVRAVVRQALSKGLKVKGIKRGYAGLLQEEIFDMEAKDVSDIINRGGTILQTARCLEFKELEYQKKAAEICKKHGIDGIVVIGGDGSFQGAQKLAALGINTIGLPGTIDLDIACTEYTIGFDTAVNTAMEAIDKIRDTSTSHERCSIIEVMGRGAGYIALWCGIANGAEEVLLPEKYDFDEQKLVNNIIESRKRGKQHYIIINAEGIGHSASMAKRIEAATGMETRATILGHMQRGGNPTAKDRVYASTMGALAVDLLCEGKSNRVVGYRHGEFVDFDIDEALAMQKSIPEYEYEICHNLSI from the coding sequence ATGGCAAAAGAAGTAAAAACAATTGGTGTTTTAACAAGTGGTGGAGATGCACCAGGAATGAATGCTGCAGTACGTGCCGTTGTACGTCAGGCATTATCAAAAGGGTTAAAAGTTAAAGGAATTAAGAGAGGATATGCAGGACTTCTTCAGGAAGAGATTTTCGATATGGAAGCAAAAGACGTATCCGATATTATAAACCGTGGTGGTACTATTTTACAGACTGCACGTTGCTTAGAGTTCAAGGAATTAGAGTATCAGAAGAAAGCTGCTGAGATTTGCAAGAAACACGGCATTGATGGTATCGTTGTTATTGGTGGTGACGGTTCTTTCCAGGGAGCTCAGAAGTTAGCTGCTCTTGGAATCAACACAATCGGACTTCCAGGAACCATCGACCTTGATATTGCATGTACAGAGTACACTATTGGTTTCGATACAGCCGTTAACACAGCAATGGAAGCAATCGATAAGATTCGTGATACTTCTACTTCTCATGAGAGATGTTCTATCATCGAGGTTATGGGACGTGGCGCTGGTTACATCGCATTATGGTGCGGTATTGCCAACGGTGCTGAGGAAGTATTACTTCCAGAAAAATATGACTTTGATGAGCAGAAGCTTGTAAACAACATCATCGAGAGCAGAAAACGTGGTAAACAGCATTACATCATCATCAATGCAGAAGGTATCGGACATTCTGCAAGCATGGCTAAGAGAATCGAAGCTGCAACCGGTATGGAAACAAGAGCAACTATCTTAGGACATATGCAGCGTGGTGGTAACCCAACAGCAAAAGACCGTGTATACGCTTCTACCATGGGTGCATTGGCAGTTGATTTACTTTGCGAAGGAAAGAGCAACCGTGTCGTTGGATACCGTCACGGAGAATTCGTTGATTTTGATATCGATGAAGCACTTGCAATGCAGAAATCGATTCCAGAATACGAATACGAAATCTGTCATAACCTTTCCATCTAA
- a CDS encoding TrmH family RNA methyltransferase, whose product MITSTSNQQMKHILALEKKAKYRREEQQFVVEGRKMFAEAPREWVSKVYVAESVVEEMQDYLDGYPYEVVSDSVFKAISDTQTPQGILSVVKMPSYELTDLWKQDQTSLLILESVQDPGNLGTMLRTGEGAGITGVIMNKTTVDLFNPKTIRSTMGSIYRVPFFVAEDLEETMQELKEKGVKLYAAHLKGTMQYDEPDYTGATGFLIGNEGNGLSDEIANLADTYIKIPMEGKVESLNAAISASLLMYEANRQRRRK is encoded by the coding sequence ATGATTACAAGTACGAGTAACCAGCAGATGAAACATATTTTGGCTTTGGAGAAAAAGGCAAAGTATAGAAGAGAAGAACAGCAATTTGTTGTGGAAGGCAGAAAGATGTTTGCAGAAGCTCCAAGGGAGTGGGTGAGTAAAGTCTACGTCGCAGAATCTGTTGTGGAAGAAATGCAGGATTATCTCGATGGTTATCCCTACGAGGTTGTCTCGGATTCCGTTTTTAAAGCGATTTCCGATACGCAGACACCGCAGGGAATTCTTAGCGTGGTAAAAATGCCATCGTATGAGCTGACAGATTTGTGGAAGCAGGATCAGACATCGCTTTTAATTTTAGAGAGCGTGCAAGACCCTGGAAACCTTGGAACGATGCTTCGAACCGGAGAAGGTGCGGGCATTACCGGAGTCATCATGAACAAGACAACGGTGGATCTTTTTAATCCAAAGACCATCCGTTCTACGATGGGAAGTATTTACCGTGTCCCATTTTTTGTGGCGGAAGATTTAGAAGAAACCATGCAGGAATTAAAGGAAAAGGGCGTGAAGCTTTATGCTGCCCACCTAAAAGGCACGATGCAGTATGATGAACCGGATTACACCGGTGCTACTGGATTTTTGATTGGAAATGAAGGAAATGGATTAAGTGATGAGATTGCAAATCTTGCAGATACTTACATTAAAATTCCGATGGAGGGAAAAGTAGAATCACTAAATGCCGCAATTTCTGCATCCCTTTTGATGTACGAAGCGAACAGACAAAGAAGAAGAAAATAG
- a CDS encoding PTS transporter subunit IIC, producing MEKFKAFLKRKNIILSAKRYGIDALGAMAQGLFASLLIGTIVSTIGTQFGIELLVTIGNYAKAAVGPAMAISIGYALQTPPLVLFSLAAVGAAANELGGAGGPLAVLVVTIFAAEFGKAVSKETKIDIIVTPFVTIFIGAGLSLWWAPAIGAAASAVGNAIMWATELQPFFMGIVVSVLVGIALTLPISSAAICAALNLTGLAGGAALAGCCAQMVGFAVLSFKENGWGGFFAQGIGTSMLQMGNIVKNPRIWLPAILSSAVTGPVATCIFKMQMNGAAVSSGMGTCGLVGQIGLYTGWLNDIADGSKTAITSVDWLGMILVCFVLPGVLTWAFGMLLRKLNWIKENDLKLNL from the coding sequence GTGGAAAAATTTAAAGCATTTTTAAAAAGAAAAAATATTATCCTTTCGGCAAAACGTTATGGAATTGATGCCCTTGGGGCGATGGCACAGGGATTGTTTGCGTCCTTGTTAATTGGAACGATTGTCAGCACAATCGGAACACAGTTTGGCATTGAGCTTCTTGTAACCATTGGAAATTATGCAAAAGCAGCCGTTGGTCCTGCAATGGCAATCTCGATTGGTTATGCCCTGCAGACACCGCCGCTCGTTCTTTTCTCACTGGCAGCAGTTGGAGCCGCCGCAAATGAGCTTGGCGGTGCCGGAGGACCACTTGCCGTGCTTGTGGTCACCATTTTTGCAGCAGAATTTGGAAAAGCTGTTTCCAAGGAAACAAAAATTGACATTATTGTCACACCGTTTGTGACGATTTTTATTGGCGCAGGTTTGTCACTCTGGTGGGCACCGGCAATCGGAGCAGCCGCAAGTGCAGTAGGAAATGCGATTATGTGGGCGACAGAATTACAGCCATTCTTTATGGGAATCGTGGTATCGGTTCTGGTTGGAATCGCGCTGACGCTTCCTATCAGCAGTGCAGCAATCTGTGCCGCATTAAACTTAACGGGACTTGCCGGCGGTGCAGCCCTGGCAGGATGCTGTGCGCAGATGGTTGGCTTTGCGGTGCTTAGTTTTAAAGAAAATGGCTGGGGTGGATTTTTTGCACAGGGAATCGGAACTTCGATGCTACAGATGGGAAACATCGTTAAGAATCCAAGAATCTGGCTTCCTGCAATTTTGTCCTCAGCAGTGACCGGGCCGGTTGCAACCTGTATATTTAAGATGCAGATGAACGGCGCAGCCGTATCCTCTGGAATGGGAACCTGCGGTCTTGTCGGTCAGATTGGCCTCTACACCGGATGGTTAAATGACATTGCAGACGGAAGTAAAACAGCCATCACATCCGTTGACTGGCTGGGCATGATTCTGGTGTGTTTTGTACTGCCGGGAGTGCTTACATGGGCGTTTGGCATGCTCTTGCGCAAGCTGAACTGGATTAAGGAAAATGATTTAAAACTAAATTTGTAG
- a CDS encoding GTP pyrophosphokinase, translating into MDKPFTLSEGVDSWNTIIFLYNSALKEVGTKLEILNDEFQQVHQYNPIEYIKSRIKTPESIVKKLKRYGHESTIDNMVKYINDIAGIRIVCSFTSDIYRLAEMIGKQNDLTVVSVKDYIKHPKESGYKSYHMLVTVPIFLTDRVVDTRVEIQIRTIAMDFWASLEHKIYYKFEGNAPEYISRDLRECSGIVSMLDAKMLQLNEAILEAKAAQEEEHEFN; encoded by the coding sequence ATGGATAAACCATTTACATTGAGTGAAGGGGTCGATAGTTGGAACACTATCATCTTTTTATATAATTCGGCACTGAAGGAGGTTGGAACGAAGTTAGAGATTTTAAATGACGAGTTCCAGCAGGTACATCAATACAATCCGATTGAGTATATCAAATCGAGAATTAAGACACCGGAGAGTATTGTAAAGAAGTTAAAGCGCTATGGACATGAGAGTACCATAGATAACATGGTCAAATACATCAATGACATTGCGGGAATTCGAATTGTATGTTCGTTTACATCCGATATTTACCGCCTGGCTGAGATGATTGGAAAGCAGAACGACCTTACGGTTGTATCGGTAAAAGATTATATCAAGCATCCGAAAGAGAGCGGTTATAAGAGTTATCATATGCTGGTAACGGTACCGATTTTTTTGACAGACCGTGTGGTAGATACCAGAGTAGAGATACAGATTCGTACGATTGCGATGGATTTCTGGGCAAGTCTGGAACATAAGATTTATTACAAATTTGAAGGAAATGCACCGGAATACATCAGCAGAGACTTAAGAGAGTGCTCTGGAATCGTATCCATGCTGGATGCAAAGATGCTCCAGTTGAATGAGGCAATTTTGGAGGCAAAAGCCGCACAGGAAGAGGAACATGAATTTAATTAA
- a CDS encoding ABC-F family ATP-binding cassette domain-containing protein, translated as MNLINVENITKIYTERKLFEKASFYLQEGEKVGIIGINGTGKSTLLKIIAGAEEPDEGSVTRANHIVVRYLPQNPVFDPGKNVLENVLEQAVKNFEMQGNEPVKMTKGLHEADHWNLESTAKNMMTRLGITDFSKKAGELSGGQRKRLALVAALLVPCDVLILDEPTNHLDSTMADWLEDFLKNQKAALVMVTHDRYFLDSVCNRIVEIDKGAIYSYDTNYSGFLERKAEREEIAVASERKRQSVLRKEIEWMQRGARARSTKQKAHIQRYEALRDQKGPEFDSKIEIGSVSTRTGRTTIEVENVSKGYDGRKLISDFSYIFLKNDRIGFIGPNGSGKTTLMKLIDGRIQPDAGKITIGQTIKIGYYTQEIENDKSAGVAYMDPNERVIDYIKNTAEYVRTEEGLVSASVMLERFLFPASQQYSPIGKLSGGEKRRLNLLRVLMEAPNVLILDEPTNDLDTQTLAILEDYLDRYDGIVITVSHDRYFLDRVVRRIFAFEGDGVIRQYEGGYTDYVNRKKAQEAVSSQKISAGKDSVSGKGSTSGNDSVSGKNSTSGKENFHGEKKLKFSYNEQREYETIEADIEKLESKIEELEANILKNASNFVKLNELTNEKMKAEAALEEKMERWEYLEDLAERIQKQKEAAN; from the coding sequence ATGAATTTAATTAATGTTGAAAATATTACAAAAATATACACAGAGAGGAAGCTTTTTGAAAAAGCTTCCTTTTATCTGCAAGAAGGAGAAAAAGTTGGAATCATCGGTATCAATGGAACTGGAAAATCCACACTTTTAAAAATCATAGCAGGCGCAGAGGAACCGGACGAGGGAAGTGTGACAAGAGCGAATCACATCGTGGTTCGTTATCTTCCGCAGAATCCGGTTTTTGACCCAGGAAAAAACGTGCTGGAGAATGTGCTAGAACAAGCTGTGAAAAATTTTGAAATGCAGGGGAATGAGCCTGTAAAGATGACAAAAGGGCTTCATGAGGCAGACCATTGGAATCTGGAAAGTACAGCAAAGAACATGATGACGCGTCTTGGAATCACAGACTTTTCAAAGAAGGCAGGAGAACTTTCGGGTGGACAAAGAAAGCGTCTTGCGTTAGTTGCCGCACTGTTAGTTCCCTGCGACGTCCTGATTTTAGACGAGCCGACGAACCATCTGGACTCGACTATGGCAGACTGGTTAGAAGATTTTTTGAAAAATCAGAAGGCTGCGCTTGTGATGGTAACGCATGACCGATATTTTTTAGACAGTGTCTGCAACCGGATTGTTGAAATAGATAAAGGTGCAATTTATAGTTATGATACAAACTATTCCGGATTTTTGGAGCGAAAAGCAGAGCGTGAGGAGATTGCGGTTGCAAGTGAGCGAAAGAGACAGTCGGTGTTACGCAAAGAGATTGAGTGGATGCAGCGTGGCGCAAGGGCAAGATCGACCAAGCAAAAGGCGCACATCCAGCGTTACGAGGCGCTCCGGGACCAAAAAGGACCGGAATTTGACTCTAAGATAGAGATTGGTTCTGTTTCGACCAGAACAGGAAGAACTACAATTGAAGTTGAAAATGTCAGTAAGGGATATGATGGAAGGAAGTTGATTTCTGATTTTTCCTATATCTTTTTAAAGAATGATCGAATTGGATTCATCGGGCCAAACGGTTCGGGTAAAACCACCTTGATGAAATTAATCGACGGACGTATCCAGCCGGATGCTGGAAAAATCACAATCGGCCAGACCATAAAGATTGGTTACTATACCCAGGAAATTGAAAATGACAAGTCGGCGGGGGTTGCCTATATGGACCCGAACGAGCGTGTCATTGATTACATCAAGAATACTGCAGAATATGTAAGAACAGAGGAAGGACTCGTCTCGGCGTCCGTGATGTTAGAGCGCTTCCTTTTCCCGGCATCCCAGCAGTACAGCCCGATTGGAAAGCTTTCCGGTGGAGAGAAAAGAAGATTAAACCTGCTTCGCGTCTTAATGGAAGCACCAAATGTCCTGATTTTAGACGAGCCGACCAACGATCTGGATACGCAGACTCTCGCAATTTTAGAGGATTACCTCGACCGCTATGACGGAATCGTTATCACGGTATCGCACGACCGTTACTTTTTAGACCGTGTGGTAAGAAGAATCTTTGCGTTTGAAGGGGACGGCGTCATCCGCCAGTACGAAGGTGGTTACACAGATTATGTAAACCGAAAGAAGGCGCAAGAAGCAGTTTCGTCACAGAAGATTTCTGCTGGAAAAGACAGTGTGTCAGGAAAAGGCAGCACATCAGGGAATGATAGTGTCTCCGGTAAAAACAGCACATCCGGAAAAGAGAATTTCCACGGCGAGAAAAAGCTAAAATTCAGCTATAACGAGCAGCGAGAGTATGAGACCATCGAGGCAGACATTGAAAAGCTGGAAAGTAAAATCGAGGAACTGGAAGCCAATATTTTAAAGAATGCCAGCAATTTTGTGAAACTCAACGAACTGACGAATGAGAAGATGAAGGCAGAGGCAGCCTTAGAAGAAAAGATGGAACGTTGGGAATACTTAGAAGACTTGGCAGAACGGATTCAAAAACAAAAAGAAGCAGCAAATTAA
- a CDS encoding threonine/serine exporter family protein: MLIQFIVSLIATLSFAVLFHAPRKELFFCGLTGAVGWIVYIICMNHKMGVATASLLATFVLTILSRILSVVRKNPVTMFLIPGIFPLVPGAGIYYTAYYLIMNEMKSFSQKGTETFLIAGAIALGIVFGFAIPQAVFHALGKKKR; this comes from the coding sequence ATTCTGATACAGTTTATTGTTTCTTTGATTGCGACGTTATCGTTTGCAGTACTGTTTCATGCGCCAAGAAAAGAATTGTTTTTCTGCGGACTGACCGGTGCTGTCGGCTGGATTGTCTACATTATCTGCATGAACCATAAGATGGGAGTTGCGACTGCAAGCCTGCTTGCAACCTTTGTGTTAACAATTCTCTCCCGCATCTTATCCGTCGTTCGCAAAAATCCGGTAACCATGTTTTTAATACCTGGGATTTTCCCATTGGTACCTGGTGCCGGCATTTACTATACTGCTTATTATCTGATTATGAACGAAATGAAATCGTTTTCCCAAAAGGGAACCGAAACCTTCCTGATTGCCGGTGCCATTGCACTTGGTATCGTGTTTGGTTTTGCGATTCCGCAGGCTGTTTTTCATGCACTCGGGAAAAAGAAAAGATAA
- a CDS encoding threonine/serine ThrE exporter family protein: MAVTKEILTLAVEIGDAMLRNGGEIYRVEDTVMHILRAYEIEDYDVYVLSNGIFASANENKDDACSMIRHVPLGKTHLGRIAALNQLSREICSHECSLVDSWDRLDACKNIPETKDNIQILFCGLGSASFCYLFGGTPLDAFFAFFIGLLLQLFLNTAKKHPMSSFIVNILGSALVTVCSLILLSIGLPIMQDKIVIGDIMPLVPGIALTTSIRDFFNGDYLSGTIHMIDALLTSFSIAVGVGAVITVYQLLTGGVLL; this comes from the coding sequence ATGGCTGTAACAAAAGAAATCCTGACACTTGCCGTAGAAATTGGAGATGCTATGCTTCGAAATGGTGGTGAAATCTACCGCGTTGAGGACACTGTGATGCATATTTTACGGGCATACGAGATTGAAGATTATGATGTCTATGTGCTTTCCAACGGAATTTTTGCAAGTGCGAATGAAAATAAAGATGATGCCTGCAGCATGATTCGTCATGTTCCACTAGGCAAAACCCATCTTGGAAGAATTGCTGCATTAAACCAGCTTTCCCGCGAAATCTGTTCCCATGAATGTTCCCTAGTAGACTCCTGGGACCGCCTGGATGCCTGCAAGAATATCCCAGAAACCAAAGACAACATCCAGATTCTGTTCTGTGGTCTTGGCAGTGCCAGTTTTTGTTATCTGTTTGGTGGAACACCGCTTGATGCTTTTTTTGCATTTTTTATTGGACTGTTATTGCAATTATTTTTGAATACTGCAAAAAAACATCCCATGTCCAGCTTTATCGTAAATATTTTAGGAAGCGCACTTGTCACGGTCTGCAGTTTGATTCTGTTATCCATCGGACTTCCTATTATGCAGGATAAAATCGTCATCGGTGATATCATGCCCTTAGTTCCTGGTATTGCCCTGACCACTTCCATTCGTGATTTTTTTAACGGAGATTATCTTTCCGGTACCATTCACATGATTGACGCACTCCTAACGTCCTTTAGCATTGCGGTCGGCGTCGGCGCTGTGATTACCGTTTACCAGCTTTTGACAGGAGGTGTCCTGCTATGA
- a CDS encoding stage V sporulation protein AA, with amino-acid sequence MSVKQETIYVKIDQNVVCSDRNVTLSDVAKMECTNQAALRQIKQKKLYSFPREPQEKVWIKGQAAKKQLQVFSILKVIELIHEDYPDLDVVNEGEKDFIVEYQPSPEPSKWTNYLKTGVLGIIIFFGAAFTIMAFNNDVSVTDVFSKLYLQATGTKSNGMTELEISYCIGLPLGILIFFNHLGRKKITHDPTPIQIELRKYEQDVDTTFIQNAGREGHNIDVK; translated from the coding sequence ATGAGTGTAAAGCAGGAAACAATTTATGTAAAGATAGACCAGAATGTGGTTTGTTCTGACCGGAATGTAACCCTTTCGGATGTTGCCAAAATGGAGTGTACCAATCAGGCTGCATTAAGACAAATCAAGCAAAAGAAACTTTATTCTTTTCCAAGGGAGCCGCAGGAAAAAGTCTGGATAAAAGGGCAGGCAGCAAAAAAACAACTACAAGTGTTTTCTATTTTAAAAGTAATTGAACTGATTCATGAGGATTATCCAGACCTTGATGTGGTAAATGAGGGCGAAAAAGACTTCATTGTGGAATACCAGCCGTCACCAGAGCCATCGAAGTGGACAAATTATCTGAAAACAGGGGTGCTTGGCATTATCATTTTTTTCGGGGCAGCGTTTACGATTATGGCATTCAACAACGACGTTTCAGTCACGGATGTCTTTTCCAAGTTGTACTTGCAGGCAACCGGGACAAAATCCAATGGAATGACAGAACTTGAAATCAGTTATTGTATTGGTCTGCCTCTTGGGATACTCATCTTTTTCAATCACCTTGGCAGGAAAAAGATTACACATGATCCGACCCCAATTCAGATTGAACTTCGCAAATATGAACAGGATGTAGATACTACATTTATTCAAAATGCGGGAAGGGAGGGGCATAATATTGATGTTAAGTAG
- a CDS encoding stage V sporulation protein AB: MLSSHIMLTILGVIFGLAVSAGTFAFLLVIGVVPRMVGKSNTASHAIFYENAIILGGTIGNLLSVFPDIRIWLGSPLLIVYGLCAGIFVGCIAVALAEILNTFPIMYRRANLKMGLSFVMTCMAFGKACGAFFYFWNQMGEG, from the coding sequence ATGTTAAGTAGTCATATTATGTTAACCATACTTGGTGTAATTTTTGGTCTGGCGGTGTCTGCCGGAACCTTTGCATTTCTTTTAGTCATCGGTGTGGTGCCAAGAATGGTAGGAAAAAGTAATACGGCGTCGCATGCTATTTTTTATGAAAATGCAATCATTCTAGGTGGAACGATTGGAAATCTTCTATCTGTTTTTCCAGACATCAGGATATGGCTCGGTTCTCCACTACTGATTGTGTATGGCCTGTGCGCCGGCATTTTTGTAGGATGTATCGCGGTTGCACTTGCCGAAATCCTAAATACTTTTCCCATTATGTATCGCCGTGCCAATTTAAAGATGGGGCTATCGTTTGTGATGACTTGCATGGCGTTTGGAAAAGCGTGTGGTGCATTCTTTTATTTCTGGAACCAGATGGGGGAAGGTTGA
- a CDS encoding DUF3837 domain-containing protein, which produces MVPSIARQSVMIKCNMQTSVLTGNYELYYVAGLISKLEGVEVTPDLKPLELLETLQEKTKDLHPEDEREAYLIKLVHDYKPDEAYDDQTRELFEMGKNEQNLWQVVIP; this is translated from the coding sequence ATGGTTCCATCAATTGCAAGACAAAGTGTGATGATAAAATGTAATATGCAGACGTCGGTTTTAACCGGAAATTATGAACTCTATTATGTGGCAGGTCTGATTTCAAAACTAGAAGGGGTTGAGGTGACACCGGATTTAAAACCACTAGAACTTCTAGAGACGCTCCAGGAGAAGACAAAGGATCTTCATCCGGAGGACGAAAGAGAAGCATATTTAATAAAGCTGGTGCACGATTACAAACCGGACGAAGCGTATGACGACCAGACCAGGGAATTATTTGAAATGGGAAAAAATGAGCAAAATTTGTGGCAGGTGGTGATACCTTAA
- a CDS encoding SpoVA/SpoVAEb family sporulation membrane protein, with the protein MKDEKEQQQKAYNKYVKEVTPTHNLAANMAKAFVTGGIICVIGQFILNIAKGYGLDQDSAGGWCSMLLVLLSVILTGLNIYPSLANWGGAGALVPITGFANGVAAPAIEFQKEGQVFGIGCKIFTIAGPVILYGIFTSWVLGLIYWFLKMAGMF; encoded by the coding sequence ATGAAGGACGAAAAGGAACAGCAACAGAAAGCGTATAACAAATATGTGAAGGAAGTGACCCCGACACATAACCTGGCAGCAAATATGGCGAAAGCGTTTGTGACAGGTGGAATCATTTGTGTGATAGGTCAATTCATTTTAAACATTGCAAAAGGTTACGGACTTGACCAGGACAGTGCAGGTGGGTGGTGCAGTATGCTTCTGGTATTGCTCAGTGTAATTTTAACAGGACTTAATATATATCCATCACTTGCAAACTGGGGCGGCGCCGGCGCACTTGTTCCAATTACAGGGTTTGCCAATGGTGTAGCCGCGCCGGCAATCGAATTTCAAAAAGAAGGCCAGGTATTTGGAATTGGATGTAAGATTTTTACAATTGCAGGGCCAGTTATTTTATACGGAATTTTTACTTCGTGGGTGTTAGGCTTGATTTATTGGTTTTTGAAGATGGCGGGCATGTTCTAA